Proteins encoded within one genomic window of Dyadobacter chenhuakuii:
- a CDS encoding sigma 54-interacting transcriptional regulator, producing the protein MSYSLLSSSELLDIQTLGELKKAGYQSRSIKQELRDNLIVKIKSKENIFPGIWGYEETVIPDVERAILSMHNINFLGLRGQAKTRIARMMISLLDEYIPYVKDSELHDDPLEPLSRFAKDAIEEYGDQTEIAWLHRSERYTEKLATPDVSVADLIGDVDPIKAATLKLPYSDERVIHFGLIPRSHRGIFVINELPDLQARIQVALFNILQEGDIQIRGFKLRLPLDIQFVFTANPEDYTNRGSIVTPLKDRIESQIVTHYPKTIETGKKITEQEAIVKTEQVGMIKVNELAKTLIEQIAFEARESEYVDSKSGVSARLTISAYESLLSTAERRALINREESTYVRISDLYGVVSAICGKVELVYEGEVEGPVIVAQNLIGKAIRTQFLNFFPDPEKSKKSKINPYAKVIEWFGSGNEMEMPGDMTDREYMARLKTIDGLDDFVDMLSAYSGVEEKLFMMEFALHGMAEFSLIGKMSLDQGMKFQDLVSSMFSGPGEDDYDFEDDDDDRKPF; encoded by the coding sequence ATGAGTTACTCACTTCTTAGTAGTTCAGAGCTGTTGGATATCCAAACGCTTGGTGAACTGAAAAAAGCAGGTTATCAATCCCGTTCCATTAAACAGGAACTGCGTGACAACCTGATCGTTAAGATTAAAAGCAAAGAAAATATTTTTCCCGGCATCTGGGGTTATGAGGAAACGGTCATTCCCGACGTGGAACGTGCCATCCTTTCGATGCACAACATTAACTTCCTGGGGTTACGCGGGCAAGCCAAGACGCGTATTGCCAGAATGATGATCAGTCTTCTGGATGAATACATCCCGTATGTAAAGGATTCGGAGCTGCATGACGATCCATTGGAGCCATTATCCCGTTTTGCAAAAGACGCTATTGAAGAATATGGCGACCAGACAGAAATTGCCTGGCTGCACAGAAGCGAGCGTTATACCGAGAAGCTGGCAACGCCGGACGTCTCTGTGGCCGACCTTATCGGTGATGTGGACCCTATCAAGGCCGCAACATTGAAATTGCCTTATTCGGACGAAAGGGTGATCCACTTCGGGCTTATTCCCCGTTCACATCGCGGCATTTTCGTGATTAACGAGCTTCCCGATTTACAGGCCAGGATCCAGGTTGCACTTTTCAATATTTTGCAGGAAGGCGACATTCAGATCCGTGGGTTCAAATTGCGTTTGCCGCTGGATATCCAGTTTGTTTTCACTGCCAACCCGGAAGACTATACCAACCGCGGAAGCATTGTAACCCCACTGAAAGACCGTATCGAAAGCCAGATCGTAACGCATTATCCGAAAACAATTGAAACGGGTAAGAAAATTACAGAACAGGAAGCGATTGTTAAAACGGAGCAAGTGGGCATGATCAAGGTCAATGAGCTTGCTAAAACATTGATCGAGCAGATTGCATTTGAAGCAAGAGAAAGCGAATATGTGGACAGCAAAAGTGGTGTGTCTGCACGTTTGACGATTTCAGCTTATGAAAGCCTTTTGAGCACGGCGGAGAGGCGAGCGCTGATCAACAGGGAGGAAAGCACTTACGTGCGGATTTCTGACCTTTATGGCGTTGTTTCTGCCATTTGTGGAAAGGTTGAGCTTGTTTATGAAGGCGAGGTTGAAGGACCCGTTATCGTGGCTCAAAACCTGATTGGAAAAGCGATCCGTACACAGTTCCTTAACTTTTTCCCGGATCCGGAAAAGAGCAAGAAAAGCAAGATCAACCCATACGCGAAAGTGATCGAATGGTTTGGCTCAGGCAATGAAATGGAAATGCCTGGCGATATGACCGATCGCGAGTATATGGCGCGGTTGAAAACCATTGACGGACTGGACGATTTCGTGGATATGCTCAGCGCTTATTCAGGAGTGGAAGAAAAGCTGTTTATGATGGAATTCGCATTGCACGGCATGGCGGAGTTCTCGCTGATCGGGAAAATGTCTTTGGATCAGGGAATGAAATTTCAGGACCTGGTTAGCAGCATGTTCTCCGGACCGGGAGAAGATGATTATGATTTCGAGGACGACGATGATGATCGAAAACCATTTTGA
- a CDS encoding aminopeptidase translates to MFKKIFIAIIVLCVLAGIYYRDLLSYGWMQASGQVKILMNVEEVTDVLADPSFPDSLKARIRLIEEIKKFGVDSLGLTPSKNYTTFYNQHGKPLIWLITASEKYKIEPYKWQFPIIGSFPYKGFFDSTRAVNEERELIKQGLDTDIGDVSAWSTLGYLKDPILSSMLNRRVGSLANLILHELTHGTLFVKNNLELNENLASFIGDQGAIRFLKFKYGLDSPELRTYEYSKKYNDAYSQHMLRGISRLDSLYKTFGTNPVASAHYDSLKTALIANIFEDADTLLSGKRTLTNKNRGAPGRRAGRWPDGKLPNNAYFISYQTYKSKQDIFKIEFEQKFGGNIKKYLTYLKEKYPSL, encoded by the coding sequence GTGTTTAAAAAGATTTTTATTGCCATCATAGTGCTTTGCGTCCTTGCAGGGATTTATTATCGTGATCTGCTCAGCTATGGCTGGATGCAGGCTTCCGGTCAGGTGAAGATCCTTATGAATGTGGAGGAAGTAACCGACGTGCTCGCCGATCCTTCATTCCCCGATTCGCTTAAAGCAAGGATCCGGCTGATCGAGGAAATCAAAAAATTCGGCGTCGATTCACTCGGGCTGACGCCTTCAAAAAACTACACAACGTTCTATAATCAGCATGGAAAACCATTGATCTGGCTCATTACAGCATCAGAAAAATATAAAATCGAACCCTACAAATGGCAATTTCCTATCATTGGTAGTTTTCCTTACAAAGGTTTTTTTGATTCCACACGTGCGGTAAATGAAGAGCGTGAACTGATCAAGCAGGGCCTGGATACGGATATCGGAGATGTCTCGGCGTGGTCTACACTGGGTTACCTGAAAGACCCTATTTTATCGAGCATGCTGAACCGGCGGGTGGGAAGTCTTGCTAATCTGATCCTGCACGAGCTCACGCATGGAACGCTTTTTGTGAAAAATAATCTGGAACTGAATGAGAACCTGGCCAGTTTTATCGGCGACCAGGGCGCTATACGCTTTTTGAAGTTCAAGTATGGTCTGGATTCACCAGAATTACGTACATACGAATATTCAAAAAAGTACAATGATGCCTATTCGCAGCACATGCTCAGGGGAATAAGCCGGTTGGATAGTCTCTATAAGACGTTCGGGACAAACCCCGTCGCCAGCGCGCATTACGATTCTTTGAAGACGGCGCTCATTGCCAACATCTTTGAAGACGCAGATACACTGCTTTCGGGGAAACGGACGTTAACAAACAAAAATCGTGGGGCGCCGGGCCGCCGGGCGGGCCGCTGGCCTGACGGGAAGTTACCGAATAATGCATATTTCATCAGTTATCAGACTTATAAGTCGAAACAGGACATTTTTAAAATTGAGTTTGAACAAAAATTTGGAGGAAATATCAAGAAATACCTGACCTATTTGAAAGAAAAATATCCCTCTCTATAA
- the rny gene encoding ribonuclease Y produces MSNSLIFILVLSDIIAIGVGIFAGKFIFQRSFDQKEKEAQERAAEILRNAESAAENIKKDRILEAKEKYLRLKGEFEEDANKKRVILQTNEQKLKQREQSLNQTIEANKRRENELEALKTNLNSQLETATKRREEAEKSLAQQVTQLEKIANLTADQAREQLIDALKAEADTRAGSYVKSAMEEARLTATKEAKKIVIETIQRTAAEHAIENCVSVFNIENDDIKGKIIGREGRNIRALEAATGVEIIVDDTPEAIVISGFDPVRREIARLSLHRLVQDGRIHPARIEEVVAKTRKNIDDEIVEIGERTVIDMGIHGLHPELVKMIGRMRFRSSYGQNLLQHSREVAKLCATMASELGLNTKLAKRAGLLHDIGKVWPEESDLPHAILGMELAKKYKENPEVCNAIGAHHDEIEMTSILSPIIQVCDAISGSRPGARREMMESYIQRLRDLENMALSFDGVEKCYAIQAGRELRVIIDADNVSDEKAGMLSFDISQKIEKEMQYPGQIKITVIREMRSVAYAR; encoded by the coding sequence ATGTCAAATTCATTAATTTTCATCCTTGTCCTGTCCGACATTATCGCCATTGGTGTGGGGATTTTCGCAGGAAAATTCATTTTTCAGAGGTCGTTTGACCAGAAAGAAAAGGAAGCGCAGGAGCGCGCAGCCGAAATTCTCCGTAATGCCGAAAGTGCTGCTGAAAACATAAAGAAAGACCGAATCCTTGAAGCCAAGGAAAAATACCTGAGACTTAAAGGTGAGTTTGAAGAGGATGCCAACAAGAAACGCGTGATCCTTCAAACCAACGAACAGAAATTAAAACAACGCGAGCAAAGCCTTAACCAGACCATTGAGGCAAACAAGCGCCGTGAAAACGAGCTGGAAGCGCTGAAAACAAACTTGAACTCGCAACTCGAAACGGCCACGAAACGCCGCGAAGAAGCAGAAAAGTCACTTGCACAACAGGTTACCCAATTAGAAAAAATCGCGAACCTTACCGCTGATCAGGCGCGTGAGCAGTTGATAGACGCATTAAAAGCAGAGGCTGATACAAGGGCCGGATCGTATGTAAAAAGTGCGATGGAAGAAGCCCGCCTTACTGCCACCAAAGAAGCTAAAAAGATCGTTATCGAGACCATCCAGCGCACGGCTGCTGAACATGCGATTGAAAACTGCGTTTCTGTTTTCAACATTGAAAACGACGATATTAAAGGAAAGATCATCGGCCGGGAGGGACGTAACATTCGTGCCCTGGAAGCTGCAACGGGCGTTGAGATCATTGTAGACGATACCCCGGAAGCGATTGTCATCTCCGGATTTGACCCTGTAAGGAGAGAAATTGCCAGACTTTCGCTGCACCGCCTGGTTCAGGACGGAAGGATCCACCCGGCCAGAATTGAAGAAGTTGTTGCCAAAACACGCAAGAACATTGACGATGAAATAGTTGAGATCGGCGAAAGGACTGTAATCGACATGGGCATTCACGGACTTCACCCTGAGCTTGTTAAAATGATCGGCCGCATGCGTTTCCGGTCTTCTTACGGACAAAACCTGCTGCAACATTCACGTGAAGTGGCAAAGCTATGCGCTACGATGGCTTCCGAGCTGGGTTTGAATACGAAACTGGCGAAAAGAGCCGGTCTGCTGCATGATATTGGTAAAGTCTGGCCGGAAGAATCCGACCTTCCACACGCAATATTAGGGATGGAGCTTGCCAAGAAATACAAAGAAAACCCTGAGGTGTGCAACGCCATTGGTGCCCACCACGACGAAATTGAAATGACAAGCATCCTTTCCCCGATCATTCAGGTGTGTGATGCGATTTCAGGATCTCGCCCGGGAGCACGCAGGGAAATGATGGAGTCTTACATTCAAAGGCTGCGTGATCTTGAAAACATGGCATTGTCGTTTGACGGTGTTGAAAAATGTTATGCGATCCAGGCCGGCCGCGAGCTGCGCGTGATCATTGATGCAGATAATGTTTCGGATGAAAAGGCAGGGATGCTTTCTTTTGATATTTCACAAAAAATTGAAAAAGAAATGCAGTATCCCGGACAAATTAAAATTACAGTAATCCGTGAGATGCGTTCAGTAGCGTATGCGCGTTAA
- the zapA gene encoding cell division protein ZapA produces MKKNNIPNPDVSVFIKLLDRGFKLSVPADQEKFYRDGYEVFMQRVQQHKLKGKVYGDIEAIALTSIECLVALQRNQEQMDNLVMAFKNRVEKLDETITSAIES; encoded by the coding sequence ATGAAAAAAAATAACATACCCAATCCGGACGTTTCTGTCTTTATAAAACTGCTGGACAGGGGTTTCAAACTGAGCGTTCCGGCGGATCAGGAGAAATTCTACAGGGATGGGTATGAGGTGTTCATGCAACGCGTGCAGCAGCATAAATTAAAGGGAAAAGTTTACGGTGACATTGAAGCAATTGCACTTACTTCTATTGAATGCCTTGTAGCATTACAACGGAACCAGGAGCAAATGGACAATTTGGTGATGGCTTTTAAAAACAGGGTAGAAAAGCTTGATGAAACCATTACCAGCGCAATAGAAAGCTAA
- a CDS encoding DUF3108 domain-containing protein gives MKRSYIVIIALITFSLFFSFRQFEEQAAQNRVINNKSFGTGERVEYRVHYGFINAAEAKVEVGKSVSMINNRPCYRVNVSGRTVGAFDLISRVRDTWRSYIDTTAILPHMFERQIQENKYRKDERVMFNHHRDQAVASVKDETKTYNVPNNIHDIISGYFYLRTINFERISEGEVIEVPTFFDGEVYKLRVRYVGKDVIKTKYGKTKVLRINPLIPDNKFFKGEGAMKLWVSDDSNKIPLKVEVELKIGSLEMDLKSYKGLKKDLVWF, from the coding sequence ATGAAGAGATCGTACATCGTTATAATTGCTTTAATCACCTTTTCGCTTTTTTTCTCATTTCGGCAGTTTGAAGAGCAGGCAGCTCAGAACAGGGTTATCAATAACAAGAGCTTTGGGACGGGCGAAAGGGTCGAATACAGAGTGCATTACGGGTTTATCAATGCTGCCGAAGCCAAAGTAGAAGTAGGTAAGTCGGTTTCCATGATTAACAACCGGCCCTGCTACCGGGTCAATGTGTCGGGACGTACAGTAGGCGCGTTCGACCTCATTTCACGGGTGCGCGACACGTGGAGGTCATACATTGACACAACGGCGATCCTGCCGCATATGTTTGAGCGTCAGATCCAGGAAAACAAATATCGCAAGGACGAGCGCGTCATGTTCAACCACCACAGGGACCAGGCCGTCGCAAGTGTGAAGGACGAGACCAAAACCTACAATGTCCCCAACAACATTCATGACATTATCAGCGGCTATTTTTATCTGAGAACGATCAATTTCGAACGCATTTCCGAAGGCGAAGTCATTGAAGTTCCCACATTTTTCGACGGGGAGGTTTATAAGCTGCGCGTTCGTTATGTGGGAAAAGATGTGATCAAAACCAAATATGGCAAAACCAAAGTGCTCAGGATCAACCCCCTGATTCCTGACAATAAGTTTTTCAAAGGAGAAGGCGCTATGAAATTGTGGGTTTCTGATGATTCTAATAAGATTCCATTGAAAGTTGAAGTGGAACTGAAAATCGGATCTTTGGAGATGGATTTGAAATCATATAAAGGGCTCAAAAAAGACCTTGTCTGGTTCTGA
- the dnaA gene encoding chromosomal replication initiator protein DnaA — MERVSTHREVDQIWDACLRVIQQHIPDQSFKTWFEPIRPLKLYGKVLTIQVPSQFFYEWLEDNYVNLLRKALDYAIGRDGLLEYSIIVDKGNDKHQPLTMNVSTPKSPNSSKPDNFVTDPRLGSNHRDKDHDSMNLDTYLNPNYSFDNFIEGDCNRLARSAGFAVAQRPGLTSFNPLMMYGGVGLGKTHLVQAIGNYIMNHFDNKLVLYVSSEKFTNQFINSIKNNTLQDFTDFYMKVDVLAIDDVQFLSGKEKTQDTFFHIFNHLHQLGKQIIMTSDRPPRELQGLQDRLLSRFKWGLTADLQTPDFETRIAIIQKKIQSEGISIDYDVIEYIAHSVNSNVRELEGVIVSLMAQASLTRREIDVELAKNTLRNIVMNEDKEVTIDTIQEVIADFFQVTIADLKSKSRKKEVVYPRQLAMFLAKEYTDLPLKSIGYHFGGRDHSTVIHSIQSINLLMGETPDVEETLQKLRSYFK; from the coding sequence TTGGAAAGAGTTAGCACACATAGAGAAGTAGACCAGATCTGGGATGCCTGCCTGAGAGTGATTCAGCAGCATATTCCGGATCAAAGTTTTAAGACGTGGTTTGAACCGATACGGCCTTTAAAACTCTACGGTAAAGTGCTTACGATTCAGGTTCCAAGCCAGTTTTTCTATGAATGGCTGGAAGATAATTATGTCAATCTTTTAAGGAAAGCACTTGATTACGCGATCGGGAGGGATGGTTTGTTGGAGTATTCCATTATCGTAGACAAAGGTAATGATAAGCATCAGCCGCTTACGATGAACGTTTCTACGCCCAAGTCTCCAAATTCTTCCAAGCCGGATAATTTTGTAACGGACCCAAGGCTGGGTTCCAATCACCGGGATAAGGACCACGATTCCATGAACCTGGACACTTACCTGAATCCGAATTACTCATTTGATAATTTTATCGAAGGCGATTGCAACCGTCTGGCGCGGTCCGCAGGATTTGCCGTGGCGCAGCGGCCGGGACTCACGTCATTTAATCCGCTGATGATGTACGGCGGGGTAGGGCTGGGCAAAACGCACCTTGTGCAAGCCATCGGAAATTACATTATGAACCACTTTGACAACAAGCTGGTGTTATATGTGTCTTCCGAAAAGTTTACCAATCAGTTTATTAATTCCATTAAAAACAACACGTTACAGGACTTCACCGATTTTTACATGAAAGTGGATGTGCTGGCGATTGATGACGTTCAGTTTTTATCGGGAAAAGAAAAAACGCAGGATACATTCTTCCATATATTTAATCATCTGCACCAGCTAGGCAAGCAGATCATTATGACAAGTGACCGGCCGCCGCGCGAGCTGCAGGGCTTGCAGGACAGGTTATTGTCCCGCTTTAAATGGGGATTGACAGCCGATTTGCAAACGCCTGATTTCGAGACGCGTATTGCCATTATCCAAAAGAAAATCCAATCCGAAGGAATTTCGATCGATTATGATGTGATCGAATACATTGCGCACAGCGTGAATTCCAATGTGCGGGAACTGGAAGGTGTGATCGTTTCCCTGATGGCTCAGGCTTCGCTGACACGCCGGGAAATAGACGTGGAGCTGGCCAAAAATACATTGCGGAACATTGTAATGAACGAGGATAAAGAGGTGACCATTGATACGATTCAAGAGGTGATCGCCGACTTTTTCCAGGTTACCATTGCGGATCTGAAAAGCAAAAGCCGGAAAAAAGAAGTCGTTTACCCACGTCAATTGGCCATGTTTCTGGCCAAAGAATATACAGATCTGCCTTTGAAATCAATTGGTTATCATTTTGGTGGCCGCGACCACAGCACGGTAATTCACTCTATTCAAAGCATTAACCTGCTGATGGGCGAAACTCCAGACGTGGAAGAAACGCTGCAAAAATTACGCAGTTACTTTAAATAA
- the recA gene encoding recombinase RecA: MAQPTTDKDNKLKALQTTLEKLDKTYGKGTVMRLSDSKVLDIPVISTGSLGLDLALGVGGVPRGRVVEIYGPESSGKTTLSMHCIAEAQKKGGLAAFIDAEHAFDRSYAEKLGIDTSNLLISQPDSGEQALEIAEHLISSGAVDIIVIDSVAALVPRAELEGEMGDSKMGLQARLMSQALRKLTGVINKTGCCCIFINQLREKIGVMFGNPETTTGGNALKYYASVRLDIRRVGQIKESADQILGNRTRVKVVKNKVAPPFKVVEFDIMYGEGISKVGEIIDLAVELDIVKKAGSWFSYDGNRLGQGRDAVKALIKDNPELMDELEAKVRAKVNNEPDALIDTSEPNVVDEGAPL; this comes from the coding sequence ATGGCACAACCAACCACTGATAAAGACAACAAACTAAAAGCACTACAAACCACGCTCGAAAAGCTGGACAAAACCTACGGAAAAGGCACAGTAATGCGCCTGAGCGACAGTAAGGTTTTGGACATTCCTGTTATTTCAACAGGTTCGCTGGGGCTGGACCTGGCACTTGGAGTAGGAGGCGTTCCGCGTGGCCGTGTTGTGGAAATCTACGGACCGGAATCGTCCGGTAAGACAACATTATCGATGCACTGCATTGCCGAGGCTCAGAAAAAAGGCGGACTTGCAGCATTCATTGATGCAGAGCACGCATTCGACAGGTCCTATGCTGAGAAATTAGGCATTGATACAAGCAACTTGCTGATCTCACAGCCAGACAGCGGTGAGCAGGCATTGGAAATCGCAGAACACCTGATCAGCAGCGGTGCTGTTGATATCATTGTTATTGACTCTGTTGCAGCACTTGTGCCGCGCGCTGAGCTTGAAGGTGAAATGGGTGACAGTAAGATGGGCTTACAGGCTCGTTTGATGTCTCAGGCATTGCGTAAGCTTACGGGTGTAATCAACAAAACCGGATGCTGCTGTATTTTCATCAACCAGTTGCGTGAGAAGATCGGCGTAATGTTCGGTAACCCTGAGACTACAACGGGTGGTAATGCATTGAAATACTATGCTTCTGTGCGTTTGGATATCCGTCGTGTGGGTCAAATCAAAGAAAGCGCTGACCAGATCCTGGGTAACCGTACACGTGTGAAGGTTGTGAAAAACAAAGTTGCGCCGCCTTTCAAAGTTGTGGAATTTGATATTATGTACGGTGAAGGAATTTCCAAAGTAGGGGAGATCATCGACCTTGCAGTTGAGCTGGATATCGTTAAAAAAGCGGGTTCATGGTTTAGCTACGACGGTAACCGTCTTGGACAGGGCCGTGACGCCGTGAAAGCCCTTATTAAGGACAATCCCGAGTTAATGGACGAACTGGAAGCGAAAGTTCGCGCGAAGGTCAACAACGAGCCGGATGCGCTGATTGACACGAGCGAGCCTAATGTTGTAGACGAAGGCGCTCCGCTTTGA